A genome region from Hippopotamus amphibius kiboko isolate mHipAmp2 chromosome 1, mHipAmp2.hap2, whole genome shotgun sequence includes the following:
- the EVA1B gene encoding protein eva-1 homolog B, with translation MDAPRRDMELLSNSLAAYAHIRANPESFGLYFVLGVCFGLLLTLCLLVISISCAPRPRPRGPVPRRDPRSSTLEAEDDDDDDDDEDTVTRLGPDDTLPGPELSAEPDGPLSVNVFTSAEELERAQRLEERERILREIWRTGQPDLLGTGTLGPSPTGTGTLGRMHYY, from the exons ATGGATGCCCCCCGAAGGGACATGGAGTTGCTCAGCAACAGCCTGGCGGCCTACGCACACATCCGCG CTAACCCCGAGAGCTTTGGCCTCTACTTCGTGCTGGGCGTCTGCTTTGGCCTGCTGCTCACCCTGTGCCTCCTAGTCATCAGCATCTCCTGCGCACCCCGCCCGCGGCCCCGAGGCCCCGTTCCGCGCCGGGACCCCCGCAGCAGCACCCTGGAGGCCGAGGATGatgacgacgacgacgacgacgaggACACGGTGACTCGGCTGGGCCCCGACGACACGCTGCCGGGGCCGGAGCTGTCCGCGGAGCCCGACGGGCCCCTGAGCGTCAACGTCTTCACTTCGGCGGAGGAGCTGGAGCGGGCGCAGCGGCTAGAGGAGCGGGAACGCATCCTGCGGGAGATCTGGCGCACTGGACAGCCAGACCTGCTGGGCACCGGCACGCTGGGGCCCAGCCCCACGGGCACGGGCACCCTGGGCCGCATGCACTATTACTGA